The Nitratidesulfovibrio sp. SRB-5 genomic sequence GGCTGTTGCCCGGCTAGGCGTCCGCACTCGGCGCGCCAGTGCCGCCCCACCTGCACGAAGTTTTCCAGGATCCGCAGCATGACCTCCACGTCCAGCAACCGCAGGGGCAGGACCATCTGCAACAGCACGGACCCCGCCTCGGCATTGACGGAAAGTGTGGCCCCGGCGGTGTCGCGGAAGAAGGTCTGCCCTTCCAGCAGGGCGGCATACAGGGCTTGGCGGCCTTCAGCGGGCAGCGGGGCCACCTCGGTGTACAGCAGTACCTGATCCGGCCCTTCCAGATGATAGGCGCTGACCAGCATGTCGTCGATGCCGATCACCACGCTGACGCCGTTGTCGATGGACAGTTCACCCTGAAGCAGGCGTTCGCCCACGCCGCGCATGAGGCTGCCGAAAGCATCTTGCATGATATTCTCCTGCCCGCGCGGCAGGAACGCGCGCGGTGGCTGTGTGTGACTGGGCGACGGGTGCTTGCGGGGGCATGCGCCCCGACCGGGTTCCGGCAGCAACGCGGGCTGTCGGGGGGGCTGGCCCCGTCAGGCCCAGGCAACCCCGGTCAGGCCCGGTATCCCCGGTCAGGCCCGATCAGGTCCAACGGGACCAGCCGATCGGGCGCGTCCGCCTCTACGGGGCACGTCCGCCGTCCGCTACGTGTGGCCGCTCATCTGAAGGTGCGTCAGTTCGCTGGTGCCGTCGGGGTGCACCACGTAGTCCATCTCGCAGTCGAACGGGGTGCCGGGCGGCCTGCGGAATTCCATGCGGATGTCGCCGTTGTCCTCGCGGTGCAGGCTGATGTTCATGGCGCAGTGCTCCGAACGGGGCGCCCCGGTCATGAACGACAGGTTGCGCACCAGTGCAAGCCCGGCTTGCGACATGCCGAACATGACCACCAGGGCCTGGCCGGGGTTGCCTTCGCCGCACAGGGCCACGACCTGTTCGCGAATGTCGCGGGTCATGGCGTTGGGGTTGCCCCCTGCGTATCGGGCCTTGTCGGCGGCGTCCATGTGGGTGTCGTCGTTGACGTCGATGCTGTGCTGGCCCTGGGGGGTGGTGAAGGTGAACGTGGAGTGCACCCCGTCTTCCTGCCCCATGCGGTGCAGGTCCGCACCAAGTTGCGCCTCGGCGGCGTCCAGGGTGCCGTGCGGCGTCAGGGAGTACAGGGGGGCAGTGCTGACAAGATCGTGCAGCGCGATGGGGCCGGGTTGCAGGGCAAGCTGGGCGGCCACGTCGTGCCGCATGCCCGCGCACATGGATAACAGGACCAGTACGGGGACATCCGGCCTGTCCTGCGCGGCCTGCTCCATTTGCGCACGCAGGAAGTCCGACAACGCCCCGCCGAGTTTCAGGGGGGAATCGCCCATCCCTTCGGGCATGGGGGCGTTGTTGGTGCAGGCGTTCCATATGGTGGCCGCGGCAAGGGGGCCTTGGGGCTGGGCGGCGCGCATTGTCGGCAGCTTTTCCAGCATCAGGGCCACCGTGCCCATGTCGGTGCTGTTGCCGCAGAACATGGCGCGCATGTAGCTCATGTCCTTGGCCAGTTGCGGTGGCACGCGCTCCATCACGTCGCGGTAGCTGCGGTCCGGGGTGTGGTCCACGGCGGCGCGGTAGGCGGCAAGGCAGGGCAGCTCGCCGGAGCTGATCTGCTGGAACAGCTTGTCGGGGGTGAAGAATTCCTTGCCGCTGTGGCCCGGACCCTGCGCAAGGTAGTCCTGGGTCAGTTGCCTGCATTCCGCCTTTTGTCCTTCCGTCCAGTTCTTTCCGGCGAAAAAAGCGTCCATGGCGGGGGTGAGCGTGGCCCCCTCGAAAAGGGGGTTGTCGCCGGTGAACTGCTGTACCAGCGTGGAGTTCATGCGGGCCACTTCCTGCCTGCCCGCCTCCACGTCGCGCAGCAGGTCGCGCACCACGCAGGCCCGCAGCGGCTTGCCCTGGGCCTGCAAGTGTTCCAGCCTGGCCTCTGCGATATTGGCCACGTCCGGGCCGTAGAGCGACAGGATGGCGCTGCGCAGGCTGTCGATGGTGGCGCGGTGCGTGGCCTGCCCGGTGAAAAACGCGCCAAGGCGCCCGGTCTGCTCCATCCGTCCGTTCCGGAACACCACGCTGCTGGTTGTGTCGTTGCCCTGCGCCGCATGGGCGAACGCGTCGAGAACCTGTGCGGCATTGTCCGGGTGCATGGTAATGGGGGCCATGGTACGTCCTTTCTGTCTGCTGCGGTGGGGTGCGTTCCTTCCGGTTCTGGCACTGCGGAGCGCAACGTTGCGGAGGTGGCGCGGGGTTCGGGGGCGCCGCGCCTGTGCCATGACGCGGAAAAAGCAAACGCCGTGCCGGGTTTGGGGTCATGGAGCCGCCTGCAACGTGTCTGCGGGGACAGTACGGCAAAAATTCCGGGAAATGAACGTGGCCGGTGGCGCCCATGCCGGATTTTTCCGTCGTTGTTGCAGGGTCTCGCCCGTGCAGGGGGCACCGGGCGGCACCGGGAAGGCGGCACGGGCAACAGCGGTGGCATTGCCGGGTGCGGCATGTTGCTGCGTTGCAAACGGTGTTGGCATGACGGACCCCCCACGGGTGCAGTCTGCCCCTTTCTCCACCCGCAAACGCGAAAACCGCCGATGACGGCGGTTTTCGCATTGCTGGGTCGGCCCGCAGGGAGCGGGGCGGGCGGAGTCGTGGCCTAGAACCCGTTGTAGCAGACGCGGTCGTCGTATTCGACCTGCTTGCCCTTGTTCCACTGGGACACGGGGCGGTAGTAGCCCACGATGCGGGTGTACACTTCCGTGGCCTGGCCGCAGTCGGGGCATTCGTGCTGTTCGCCTTGGAGGTAGCCGTGGTCCTTGCACACCGAGAAGGTGGGAGTGACAGACAGGTACGGCAGGCGCGTCTGGGTGAAGGCCTTGATGATGAACTTCTTCAGGGCCTCGGTGTCGGCCACGGATTCACCAAGGTAGGTGTGGAACACCGAACCGCCGGTGTACAGCGGTTGCAGCTTGTTCTGGTGGTCCAGCGCGGCGAACACGTCTTCGGTCATGCCCACGGGCAGGGCGGTGGAGTTGGTGTAGTACGGCGTGCCGTTGCCCGAGGCCTTGATTTCGGAATAGAGCGACTTGTCGATCTTGGCCAGCCGGTAGCTGGTGCCCTCGGCGGGGGTGGCTTCCAGGTTGTACAGGGTGCCGGTTTCTTCCTGGAAGCGCGCGGTCAGGTTGCGCAGGTGGTTCAGGGTGCGCTGCATCAGCCGCACGCCCGCCTCGGTTTCAATGCCCTTGCCCAGCAGGTTCTGGCAGGCCTCGTGCCCGCCCACCAGGCCGATGGTGGAAAAATGCCCGGCAAAGCCGTGCTTGAGGTACCGGCGCGACCACGGGAACATGCCGCGTTCCAGGTTGGCGGTCACCAGCTTGCGCTTGAATTCCAGCGAATCGCGGGCCAGTTCCGCGTATTCGGTCACCATGTCCAGAAAGTCCTCTTCGCCCTGGGCAAGGTAGGCCAGCTTGGGCAGGTTCAGGGTGACCACCCCGATGGACCCGGTCAGGTC encodes the following:
- a CDS encoding type III secretion system chaperone, with the protein product MQDAFGSLMRGVGERLLQGELSIDNGVSVVIGIDDMLVSAYHLEGPDQVLLYTEVAPLPAEGRQALYAALLEGQTFFRDTAGATLSVNAEAGSVLLQMVLPLRLLDVEVMLRILENFVQVGRHWRAECGRLAGQQPDNVVGAASDNEAVPPLPHGAMLRV